One Chlorobaculum limnaeum genomic window carries:
- a CDS encoding LptF/LptG family permease — MSDGKATADETGRGVNRPPRLPGPGKFTIIDRYIARQFLTIFLFALASFAALFIIVNLVENLDRFMDRKIPFDRIVIFYLSGLPDTFLLTSPLSALLAALFVTGKLSMQSELPALKSAGMSLSRLMKPFLVVTLVITAFNTVNSCFIAPAMYDWSKGFEKRYLKRQKNNDGEPLHIRESKNRILTVGQIGPDRKSATTVSLETFNGSQIVGRIDADSLRIITREKYWILYNTKQRTFSNGIETLATRPGADTLKLSLATNTFKMIDTDPDEMNILQHFDFIWQKTHSGLPGLEKATVKLHTKLALPLASMIIVLIGVPLSSKKKRSGLAVEVSISLLIGLSYLGMLRTIGSLGYDGLLDPVLAAWLPNLLFIIAGVFLYRSANH, encoded by the coding sequence ATGAGCGACGGAAAAGCGACAGCGGACGAAACGGGCCGCGGGGTGAATCGGCCACCGAGGCTGCCCGGCCCGGGCAAATTCACGATCATCGACCGCTACATCGCCCGGCAGTTCCTGACGATCTTCCTGTTCGCCCTCGCGAGCTTCGCCGCGCTGTTCATCATCGTCAATCTGGTCGAAAACCTCGACCGCTTCATGGACCGGAAGATTCCGTTCGACAGGATCGTCATCTTCTACCTCAGCGGCCTGCCGGACACCTTTCTGCTCACCAGCCCACTCAGCGCGCTGCTCGCCGCGCTCTTCGTCACCGGCAAGCTCTCGATGCAGAGCGAACTGCCCGCGCTCAAATCGGCGGGCATGAGCCTGTCGCGCCTGATGAAGCCTTTTCTCGTCGTGACGCTCGTGATCACGGCCTTCAACACGGTCAACTCCTGCTTCATCGCTCCGGCGATGTACGACTGGTCGAAAGGGTTCGAGAAGCGCTACCTGAAACGGCAGAAAAACAACGACGGGGAGCCGTTGCACATCCGGGAGTCGAAAAACCGCATTCTCACAGTAGGCCAGATCGGCCCCGACAGAAAAAGCGCCACGACCGTTTCGCTCGAAACCTTCAACGGCAGCCAGATCGTCGGGCGCATCGACGCCGATTCGCTCCGCATCATCACCCGAGAGAAGTACTGGATTTTGTACAACACGAAACAGCGCACCTTCTCGAACGGCATCGAAACGCTCGCCACCAGGCCGGGCGCGGACACCCTGAAGCTCTCGCTGGCGACCAATACCTTCAAGATGATCGACACCGATCCGGACGAAATGAACATCTTGCAGCACTTCGATTTCATCTGGCAGAAAACGCACTCCGGACTGCCGGGACTCGAAAAGGCGACCGTCAAGCTGCACACCAAGCTCGCCCTGCCGCTGGCCAGCATGATCATCGTGCTGATCGGCGTGCCGCTCTCCTCGAAGAAAAAGCGCAGCGGCCTGGCCGTGGAGGTCTCCATCAGCCTCCTCATCGGCCTCTCCTATCTCGGTATGCTGAGAACAATCGGCAGCCTCGGCTACGATGGACTGCTCGATCCTGTGCTCGCTGCCTGGCTGCCAAACCTTCTTTTCATCATCGCCGGAGTTTTCCTGTACCGCTCCGCCAACCACTGA
- a CDS encoding M16 family metallopeptidase has product MTETKTNQNESYPYTTVPGDSLHTRIYRLKNGLTVYMSPYHDEPRIYTSIAVRAGSKNDPAETTGLAHYLEHMLFKGTDSIGSLDYAKEHTELEKIIELYEKYRATSDPEHRAAIYRDIDSISNVAAQFTVPNEYDKLLNSIGAKGTNAYTWVEQTVYINDIPSNELDRWLTIEAERFRNPVMRLFHTELETVYEEKNMTMDSDSRKLWEELFGGLFTRHTYGTQTTIGKAEHLKKPSIKNVIDYYRSWYVPNNMAICIAGDFDPDATIRLIDEKFSKLEPKEVPEFHPPVEPAIAKPVVRTVTGPEAEELVLGFRFGGADSRDADMLALVDKILFNQTAGLIDLNLNQQQKVLEGGSMLVLMKDYSAHILSAKPREGQSLDEVKALLLEQLDLVRKGEFPDWLVTAVINDMKLEELKSYESNRGRSEAFVDAFVWGMAWDRQVSRFERLEKITKAEIVEFAKQHYGKNYVAIYKKHGQRESEAKIQKPPITPIKVNRDRSSDFAEKLLAKKSGEVQPVFVDFKKDIGYHDLTPEISLNYVANRENELYSLYLMFDAGSNQNRKIDTALDYLSYLGTSRLSPAEFSQELYRLGAEFTVLTSDDYVYLKLSGLRENFPQAIALLDELLQDAQPDAPALEKLKEGIRKERADEKLSKRKILFEAMVNYGKYGPKSPFTNVLSDEEIDKLTPEELLGEIRNFMNYRHRVLYYGPDSPEKLMTELLSMRHFGQAFRPVPESDPYVELETAKNHVYVVDYDMTQAEIIMLSRSEGYDATTVPLVTLFNEYYGGGMSSVVFQEMREAKALAYSVFSVYRLPKEKERHSYLFSYIGTQADKLPEALEGFQALMQKLPESPELFASAKAGIDQKIRTEHLTRGDVLFALEEARRLGLDHDIREDVFRETPGMEFSDIEKFHETRFRNKPQIMLVLGKKEQLDLETLRKYGEISFLTLREIFGY; this is encoded by the coding sequence ATGACTGAAACCAAGACAAACCAGAACGAAAGTTATCCATACACCACCGTCCCCGGCGACTCACTGCACACGCGGATTTACCGGCTGAAAAACGGCCTCACCGTTTACATGAGTCCCTACCACGACGAGCCGCGAATCTACACCTCCATCGCCGTGCGGGCGGGCAGCAAGAACGACCCCGCCGAAACCACCGGCCTTGCGCACTACCTCGAACACATGCTTTTCAAGGGCACCGACTCGATCGGCTCGCTCGATTACGCCAAAGAGCACACCGAGCTGGAAAAGATCATCGAGCTGTACGAAAAGTACCGCGCCACGAGCGACCCGGAGCACCGCGCGGCGATCTACCGCGACATCGACAGCATCTCGAACGTCGCGGCGCAGTTCACCGTGCCGAACGAGTACGACAAGCTGCTCAACTCCATCGGCGCGAAGGGGACCAACGCCTACACCTGGGTGGAGCAAACGGTCTACATCAACGACATTCCGTCGAACGAACTCGACCGCTGGCTGACCATCGAGGCCGAGCGCTTCCGCAATCCGGTGATGCGCCTCTTCCACACCGAGCTGGAGACGGTTTACGAAGAGAAGAACATGACGATGGACAGCGACAGCCGAAAGCTGTGGGAGGAGCTGTTCGGCGGCCTCTTCACGCGCCACACCTACGGCACGCAGACCACCATCGGCAAGGCGGAGCACCTCAAAAAGCCCTCGATCAAAAACGTCATCGACTACTACCGCTCATGGTACGTGCCCAATAACATGGCGATCTGCATCGCGGGGGACTTCGACCCCGACGCGACGATCCGCCTGATCGACGAGAAGTTCTCGAAGCTCGAGCCGAAAGAGGTGCCGGAGTTCCATCCGCCGGTCGAACCGGCCATCGCCAAACCGGTCGTCAGGACCGTCACCGGCCCGGAGGCCGAAGAGCTGGTGCTCGGCTTCCGCTTCGGCGGTGCTGATTCGCGTGATGCCGACATGCTGGCGCTCGTCGACAAGATTCTCTTCAACCAGACTGCCGGCCTGATCGATCTGAACCTCAACCAGCAGCAGAAGGTGCTCGAAGGGGGCTCGATGCTGGTGCTGATGAAGGACTACTCGGCGCACATCCTCAGCGCCAAGCCGCGCGAGGGCCAAAGCCTCGACGAGGTGAAGGCGCTCCTGCTCGAACAGCTCGACCTCGTCAGGAAGGGCGAGTTCCCCGACTGGCTGGTGACGGCGGTGATCAACGACATGAAGCTCGAAGAGCTGAAGTCGTACGAGTCGAACCGCGGACGCTCCGAGGCGTTCGTTGACGCCTTCGTCTGGGGCATGGCGTGGGATCGTCAGGTCAGCCGCTTCGAGCGCCTCGAAAAGATCACCAAGGCGGAGATCGTCGAATTCGCCAAACAGCACTACGGCAAGAACTACGTCGCCATCTACAAAAAACACGGCCAGCGCGAGAGCGAGGCCAAAATACAGAAGCCGCCGATCACGCCGATCAAGGTCAATCGCGACCGCTCGTCCGACTTCGCCGAAAAGCTGCTCGCCAAAAAGAGCGGCGAGGTGCAGCCTGTGTTCGTCGATTTCAAAAAGGACATCGGCTACCACGACCTCACGCCGGAGATCAGCCTCAACTACGTGGCGAACAGGGAAAACGAGCTGTACAGCCTCTACCTCATGTTCGACGCCGGCTCGAACCAGAACCGCAAGATCGACACGGCGCTCGACTACCTCTCGTACCTCGGCACCTCGCGCCTCTCGCCAGCGGAGTTCAGCCAGGAGCTGTACCGCCTCGGCGCGGAGTTCACCGTGCTGACATCGGATGATTACGTCTACCTGAAGCTCTCCGGCCTCAGGGAGAACTTCCCGCAAGCGATCGCCCTGCTCGACGAATTGCTGCAAGACGCCCAGCCCGACGCCCCGGCGCTCGAAAAGCTCAAGGAGGGCATCCGCAAGGAGCGCGCCGACGAGAAGCTTTCGAAGCGTAAAATTCTCTTCGAGGCGATGGTCAATTACGGAAAATACGGCCCGAAATCGCCCTTCACCAACGTATTGAGCGACGAGGAGATCGACAAGCTCACGCCTGAAGAGCTGCTCGGCGAGATCAGAAATTTCATGAACTATCGCCACCGTGTGCTCTACTACGGCCCCGACTCGCCCGAAAAGCTGATGACGGAGCTGCTTTCGATGCGCCACTTCGGCCAGGCGTTCAGGCCTGTGCCGGAGAGCGATCCCTACGTGGAGCTGGAGACCGCGAAAAATCACGTCTACGTGGTCGATTACGACATGACGCAGGCCGAGATCATCATGCTGTCGAGAAGCGAGGGGTACGACGCCACGACGGTGCCGCTCGTCACGCTCTTCAACGAATATTACGGCGGAGGCATGTCGTCGGTGGTCTTCCAGGAGATGCGTGAGGCAAAGGCTCTCGCCTACTCGGTCTTCTCGGTCTACCGCCTGCCGAAGGAGAAGGAGCGCCACAGCTACCTCTTCAGCTACATCGGCACGCAGGCAGACAAGCTCCCCGAAGCGCTCGAAGGGTTCCAGGCGCTGATGCAGAAGCTGCCCGAATCGCCGGAGCTGTTCGCCTCGGCCAAGGCGGGCATCGACCAGAAGATCCGCACGGAGCACCTCACCAGGGGCGACGTGCTCTTCGCCCTCGAAGAAGCGCGGAGGCTCGGCCTCGACCACGATATCCGCGAGGATGTGTTCCGCGAGACGCCCGGCATGGAGTTCAGCGACATCGAGAAGTTCCACGAGACCCGCTTCCGCAACAAGCCGCAGATCATGCTGGTGCTCGGCAAGAAGGAGCAGCTCGATCTCGAAACGCTCCGCAAGTACGGCGAGATCAGCTTCCTGACGCTCAGGGAGATTTTCGGCTACTGA
- the uvrB gene encoding excinuclease ABC subunit UvrB — translation MIFGEGNRGGEFSLASPYSPTGDQPAAIKALTEGVLRGDRWQTLLGVTGSGKTFTVSNVIAQVNRPTLVLSHNKTLAAQLYGELKQFFPHNAVEYFISYYDFYQPEAYIPSMDKYIAKDLKINDEIERLRLRATSALLSGRNDVIVVSSVSCIYGLGSPEDWMAQIVELRQGMELDRDEFLQKLVALHYFRDDVDLSPGRFRVRGDVIDLVPGHEELALRIEFFGSEIDSIQTFDPKSGEIIGQDEYAFIYPARQFVADSEKLEVAMLAIENELAGRLNTLRAEEKLVEAQRLEERTRYDLEMMKELGYCSGIENYARHIAGRKPGERPWCLLDYFPEDFLVVVDESHVTLPQIRGMYGGDRSRKTVLVEHGFRLPSALDNRPLRFEEFEEMVPQVICVSATPAQHELMRSGGVVVEQVVRPTGLLDPVIEVHPVAGQIDHLLARVRERIAKGQKSLVMTLTKRMSEDLHAYFRKLGLRSQYLHSEIKSLERMQILRELRAGDIDVLVGVNLLREGLDLPEVALVAILDADKEGFLRDAKSLMQIAGRAARNLEGKVLFYADKITDSMREVLDETDRRRRIQQAHNEKHGIEPRSIVKSVDQVLNTTSVADAEERYRRKRLGLQKRPELELRGLLDNMSRSDVVMMVAEMNAEMRKAAAETDYEKAAYLRDEILMLQERIGQMTE, via the coding sequence ATGATTTTTGGAGAAGGAAACAGGGGCGGTGAGTTCAGTCTTGCAAGTCCATACAGCCCGACGGGCGATCAGCCTGCGGCGATCAAAGCGCTGACCGAGGGGGTGCTGCGGGGTGACCGCTGGCAGACGCTGCTTGGCGTGACCGGTTCCGGCAAGACCTTCACGGTGTCGAACGTCATCGCCCAGGTCAACCGTCCCACGCTCGTGCTGAGTCACAACAAGACTCTCGCCGCGCAGCTTTACGGCGAGCTGAAGCAGTTCTTTCCGCACAACGCGGTCGAATACTTCATCAGTTACTACGACTTTTACCAGCCCGAGGCGTATATCCCGTCGATGGACAAGTACATCGCCAAGGACCTCAAGATCAACGACGAGATCGAGCGGCTCCGTCTGCGGGCGACGAGCGCCTTGCTCAGCGGGCGGAACGACGTGATCGTGGTCAGCTCGGTGAGCTGCATCTACGGCCTCGGTTCGCCGGAGGACTGGATGGCGCAGATCGTGGAGTTGCGGCAGGGAATGGAGCTGGATCGCGACGAGTTTCTGCAGAAGCTCGTGGCGCTGCACTATTTCCGCGACGATGTCGATCTTTCGCCGGGGCGCTTCCGGGTGCGCGGCGACGTGATCGACCTGGTGCCGGGCCATGAGGAGCTGGCGTTGCGCATCGAGTTTTTCGGCAGCGAGATCGACTCCATCCAGACCTTCGATCCCAAAAGCGGCGAGATCATCGGCCAGGACGAGTACGCCTTCATCTACCCGGCGCGGCAGTTCGTGGCCGACAGCGAGAAGCTGGAGGTGGCGATGCTCGCCATCGAGAACGAGCTGGCCGGGCGGCTGAACACGCTCCGCGCCGAGGAGAAGCTGGTGGAGGCGCAGCGGCTCGAAGAGCGCACCCGCTACGATCTGGAGATGATGAAGGAGCTGGGCTACTGCTCCGGCATCGAGAACTATGCCCGCCACATCGCGGGGCGCAAGCCGGGCGAGCGGCCGTGGTGCCTGCTCGACTACTTCCCGGAGGATTTTCTCGTCGTCGTGGACGAGTCGCACGTCACGCTCCCGCAGATTCGCGGCATGTACGGCGGCGACCGCTCGCGCAAGACGGTGCTCGTCGAGCACGGCTTTCGTCTCCCGTCCGCGCTCGACAACCGCCCGCTCCGCTTCGAGGAGTTCGAGGAGATGGTGCCGCAGGTGATCTGCGTCTCGGCGACCCCGGCGCAGCACGAGCTGATGCGCTCCGGCGGCGTGGTGGTCGAGCAGGTTGTCCGCCCGACCGGCCTGCTCGATCCGGTGATCGAGGTGCATCCGGTGGCCGGGCAGATCGACCACCTCCTGGCCCGCGTCCGCGAGCGTATCGCCAAAGGGCAGAAGTCGCTCGTCATGACGCTCACCAAGCGTATGTCCGAAGACCTGCACGCCTATTTCCGCAAACTTGGCCTGCGCTCGCAGTACCTGCACTCCGAGATCAAGAGCCTCGAACGGATGCAGATTCTGCGCGAACTTCGCGCGGGCGACATCGATGTGCTGGTCGGCGTGAACCTCCTCCGCGAGGGGCTCGACCTGCCGGAGGTGGCGCTGGTGGCGATTCTCGATGCCGACAAGGAGGGGTTCCTGCGCGACGCCAAGTCGCTCATGCAGATCGCCGGGCGGGCGGCGCGAAACCTCGAAGGCAAGGTGCTGTTCTATGCCGACAAGATCACTGACTCGATGCGCGAGGTGCTCGACGAAACCGACCGCCGCCGCCGCATCCAGCAGGCGCACAACGAAAAGCACGGCATCGAGCCGCGCTCCATCGTCAAATCGGTCGATCAGGTGCTCAACACCACCAGCGTGGCCGATGCCGAGGAGCGCTATCGCCGCAAGCGCCTCGGTTTGCAGAAGCGCCCCGAACTCGAACTGCGTGGCCTGCTCGACAACATGAGCCGCAGCGACGTGGTGATGATGGTGGCGGAGATGAACGCCGAAATGCGGAAGGCCGCCGCCGAGACCGATTACGAAAAAGCTGCATACCTGCGTGACGAAATTCTGATGCTTCAGGAGCGAATCGGGCAAATGACGGAGTAA
- a CDS encoding RelA/SpoT family protein: MLAQIEQEHYSKLHEILRLCRANLKNYDESLIQRAFFMCYRAHEGEKRASGEPFFYHPVEVAKLLVTELPLDGVSVAAALLHDVIEDSGYTYEDISAELGVEVADIVEGLTKISEIMINRETTEAEGFRKMLLSMVKDIRVILIKFCDRLHNMRTLDSLPEHRRVRMALETRDVYAPLAHRFGLGKMKVDLENLALKYIDPEMYDYLLKKVRLSRNERISYLNKMIAPIKEDLEKQGFPVELQGRAKHLYSIYNKMRMKNKEFDDIHDLYGIRVIIDTDKLSDCFAVYGYITQKFPPIPQHFKDYISIPKHNGYQSLHSAIIGPKGYVIELQIRTRRMHEFAELGVAAHWRYKEKISRDDAAVDSFLKWARELIKDADTASAFMEGFKLNLYHDEIYVFTPKGDMKILPAGATPIDFAYAIHTEIGNGCIGAKVNGKIVRLNAELRSGDRVEVITSKSQKPKADWLKIVVTHRAKLKIRAAINEERRQEIEKGRGIWEKMISGTKKLLTENDAIHAIRKHGIKTPADLFSALANQQISSEEVMESITRPHGRSGEAQEIPAQAKAPYRDFAEIAREVQERLGHQKDEVTIAGLSNISYSYAKCCNPVPGDDIIGFVTTEGTVKIHRKNCLNVTNENSVKSERIVSVAWNRKLDTEFLAGIRIVGEDKIGMTNQITGVISRFDTNIRTIALNAKDGIFNCNLMIFVKNTDKLNTLMDKLRKVQGVFTVERLSS, translated from the coding sequence ATGCTGGCCCAGATAGAACAGGAACATTACTCCAAACTGCACGAAATACTTCGGCTCTGCCGGGCGAATCTCAAGAACTACGACGAGTCGCTCATCCAGCGTGCGTTTTTCATGTGCTATCGGGCTCATGAGGGGGAGAAGCGTGCCTCCGGCGAGCCGTTCTTCTACCATCCCGTCGAGGTGGCAAAGCTGCTTGTGACCGAATTGCCGCTCGATGGCGTATCGGTCGCAGCGGCGCTGCTGCATGACGTGATCGAGGACAGCGGCTACACCTACGAGGATATCTCCGCCGAGCTGGGCGTGGAGGTGGCCGACATCGTCGAGGGGCTGACCAAGATTTCCGAAATCATGATCAACCGCGAAACCACCGAAGCTGAAGGGTTCCGCAAGATGCTGCTCTCGATGGTCAAGGATATTCGCGTCATCCTGATCAAATTCTGCGACCGCCTTCACAACATGCGCACTCTCGATTCGCTTCCGGAGCATCGCCGCGTGCGTATGGCGCTCGAAACGCGCGACGTCTACGCGCCGCTCGCGCACCGCTTCGGTCTCGGTAAAATGAAGGTCGATCTGGAAAACCTCGCTCTCAAGTACATCGATCCCGAGATGTACGATTACCTGCTCAAGAAAGTCCGGCTGAGCAGAAACGAGCGCATCTCCTACCTCAACAAGATGATCGCGCCGATCAAGGAGGATCTCGAAAAGCAGGGATTTCCCGTCGAATTGCAGGGCCGCGCCAAACATCTCTATTCGATCTACAACAAGATGCGGATGAAGAACAAGGAGTTCGACGACATCCACGATCTCTACGGCATTCGCGTCATCATCGATACGGACAAGCTGTCGGATTGCTTTGCCGTTTACGGCTACATCACGCAGAAGTTTCCGCCAATACCGCAGCACTTCAAGGATTACATCTCCATACCGAAGCATAACGGCTATCAGTCGCTCCATTCGGCGATCATTGGCCCGAAAGGTTACGTCATCGAGTTGCAGATCAGAACACGCCGGATGCACGAATTCGCTGAACTCGGCGTCGCGGCGCACTGGCGCTACAAGGAGAAGATCTCCAGGGACGACGCGGCGGTCGATTCGTTTCTCAAATGGGCGAGGGAGCTGATCAAGGACGCCGACACAGCCTCGGCCTTCATGGAGGGGTTCAAGCTCAACCTCTACCACGACGAGATTTACGTCTTCACGCCGAAGGGCGACATGAAGATTCTTCCCGCAGGAGCCACGCCGATCGACTTTGCCTACGCCATCCACACCGAAATCGGCAACGGCTGCATCGGAGCGAAGGTCAACGGCAAAATCGTGCGTCTGAACGCTGAGCTGCGGTCGGGCGACCGCGTCGAGGTGATTACGTCAAAGAGCCAGAAGCCGAAAGCCGACTGGCTGAAGATCGTCGTGACGCACCGCGCAAAGCTCAAGATCAGGGCCGCCATCAACGAGGAGCGCCGCCAGGAGATCGAGAAAGGGCGCGGTATCTGGGAAAAGATGATCTCCGGAACCAAAAAGCTTCTGACCGAGAACGACGCCATTCACGCGATCCGCAAGCATGGCATCAAGACGCCCGCCGACCTTTTCAGCGCGCTTGCCAATCAGCAGATCAGCAGCGAAGAGGTGATGGAAAGCATCACCAGACCGCACGGCAGGAGCGGTGAAGCGCAGGAGATTCCGGCTCAGGCCAAGGCTCCATACAGGGATTTCGCCGAAATTGCCCGCGAAGTACAGGAACGCCTTGGACACCAGAAGGACGAAGTGACTATCGCCGGGCTGAGCAATATCTCTTATTCTTACGCCAAGTGCTGTAATCCTGTGCCGGGTGACGACATCATCGGCTTCGTGACCACCGAGGGCACGGTCAAGATTCACCGCAAGAACTGCCTCAACGTCACCAACGAAAACAGCGTAAAAAGCGAGCGGATCGTCTCGGTAGCCTGGAACCGCAAGCTCGACACGGAGTTTCTCGCGGGCATCCGCATCGTCGGCGAAGACAAGATCGGCATGACCAACCAGATCACCGGCGTTATCTCCCGGTTCGACACCAACATCCGCACCATCGCCCTGAACGCCAAAGACGGCATTTTCAACTGCAATCTGATGATTTTTGTAAAAAACACTGACAAACTCAACACGCTGATGGACAAACTGAGGAAAGTGCAAGGAGTGTTCACGGTAGAGCGGTTATCGAGCTGA
- a CDS encoding CCE_0567 family metalloprotein has translation MSEEIKDLKKELAKRKRIAIDIASEIHDIVEDSLWVDYEKMPALAKKLVAAVQEANQFKADNALQ, from the coding sequence ATGTCAGAAGAGATAAAAGACCTGAAAAAAGAGCTTGCGAAACGTAAACGGATAGCGATCGATATTGCATCGGAGATCCATGATATCGTCGAAGATTCGCTCTGGGTGGACTACGAGAAGATGCCCGCTCTTGCCAAAAAGCTGGTAGCCGCCGTGCAGGAGGCCAACCAATTCAAGGCAGACAACGCTCTCCAATGA
- a CDS encoding band-7 C-terminal domain-containing protein: protein MTAQYINEFSNLARESLTIFFPSSISDVCVMVGTLTGLIKKRRNALF from the coding sequence GTGACGGCACAGTATATCAACGAGTTCAGCAACCTTGCCAGAGAGAGCCTCACCATCTTCTTCCCGTCTTCCATCAGTGATGTGTGCGTAATGGTCGGCACACTGACAGGTCTGATAAAAAAGAGGAGGAACGCATTATTCTGA
- a CDS encoding agmatine deiminase family protein, giving the protein MSEPTYFMPPEWAPHASTWLSWPHKLESWPGKFEPVPAVFAELAYQLSRSETVNINVLDDAMETQARVLLSERDPEEKYADRIVFHRIPTNDAWCRDHGPNYVIRTQDGCRDKVIMNWEYNAWGGKYEPYDDDNAVPERVAKVQGLPMVSTGMVLEGGAIDVNGAGLLLTTTACLLNPNRNPSLGKAEIEAQLKRYLGIEKVLWLGDGIAGDDTDGHVDDMARFVNENTVVITVEEDPEDENYQILQENYELLKTMTDLDGKPLNVVKLPMPEPVYYDGERLPASYANFYIANTAVLVPTYRCSRDQQAIDILQQCFPGREVIGIDCSDLIWGLGAIHCVTHEEPEG; this is encoded by the coding sequence ATGAGCGAACCGACCTACTTCATGCCGCCCGAGTGGGCGCCCCACGCCTCGACCTGGCTTTCGTGGCCGCACAAGCTCGAATCGTGGCCCGGCAAGTTTGAGCCGGTTCCGGCGGTCTTTGCCGAACTCGCCTATCAGCTCAGCCGCTCCGAAACGGTCAACATCAACGTGCTCGACGACGCGATGGAAACGCAAGCGCGCGTGTTGTTAAGCGAGCGCGACCCCGAGGAGAAATACGCCGACCGCATCGTCTTTCACCGGATTCCGACCAACGACGCCTGGTGCCGCGACCACGGCCCGAACTACGTCATCCGCACACAGGACGGGTGTCGTGATAAAGTCATCATGAACTGGGAGTACAACGCTTGGGGCGGCAAGTACGAGCCGTACGACGACGACAACGCCGTCCCGGAGCGCGTGGCGAAAGTTCAGGGCTTACCGATGGTTTCGACCGGCATGGTGCTCGAAGGGGGCGCGATCGACGTGAACGGCGCGGGCCTCTTGCTCACCACAACCGCCTGCCTGCTCAACCCCAACCGCAATCCATCGCTGGGCAAAGCCGAGATAGAAGCGCAGCTCAAGCGCTATCTTGGCATCGAAAAAGTGCTCTGGCTTGGCGACGGCATCGCTGGCGACGACACCGATGGCCACGTTGATGACATGGCGCGCTTCGTCAACGAGAACACCGTCGTCATCACCGTCGAGGAGGATCCCGAAGACGAGAACTACCAGATCCTTCAGGAGAACTACGAACTCCTCAAAACCATGACCGACCTCGACGGCAAGCCGCTCAATGTGGTGAAACTGCCCATGCCCGAGCCGGTGTATTACGACGGCGAACGCCTGCCCGCCAGCTACGCCAACTTCTACATCGCCAACACCGCCGTCCTCGTACCGACTTATCGCTGCTCACGAGACCAGCAGGCGATTGACATATTGCAGCAATGCTTCCCCGGCAGGGAGGTGATCGGCATCGATTGCAGCGACCTCATCTGGGGTCTCGGCGCAATTCACTGCGTGACGCACGAAGAGCCGGAGGGGTGA
- a CDS encoding M48 family metallopeptidase, which yields MNLYGTIILATLAGTFLIKVVADFLNLRAASPELPEAFRDVYDPADYRRSQEYLRANTKFSLVSSTFDLALLLVFWFAGGFNWLDQFIRAWGFDPVVNGVLYIGALLLLQGVVGLPFSIWHTFVLEEKFGFNQTTPKVFAADLVKTLLLSALLGAPVLAVILWFFQSAGPLGWLWAWGGVTVFSLLLQYVAPTWIMPMFNKFEPLEDGELRKSIMDYAAEVRFPLTGIYVMDGSKRSAKGNAFFTGFGKNKRIALFDTLIRNHSTGELVAVLAHEIGHFKKKHILMSMVLSMLNLGVVFYLLSLFMNNRMLFDAFAMQETSVYASLLFFMLLYNPVEFIISILMQMLSRHNEFEADHYAVTTYRNGVLLADALKKLSRQNLSNLTPHPFNVFLNYSHPPVLQRVERIEAAAWH from the coding sequence ATGAATCTCTACGGAACCATCATTCTCGCCACGCTCGCGGGCACCTTTCTCATCAAGGTGGTGGCCGACTTCCTTAATCTCCGCGCCGCCTCGCCGGAGCTTCCGGAGGCTTTCCGCGATGTGTACGATCCGGCGGATTACCGCCGCTCGCAGGAGTATCTCCGCGCCAACACGAAATTCTCGCTCGTCAGCTCGACCTTCGATCTCGCCCTGTTGCTCGTTTTCTGGTTCGCCGGGGGGTTCAACTGGCTCGACCAGTTCATCCGCGCCTGGGGCTTCGACCCGGTCGTCAACGGCGTGCTCTACATCGGGGCGCTGCTCCTGCTTCAGGGCGTTGTCGGCTTGCCGTTCAGCATCTGGCACACCTTCGTGCTCGAAGAGAAATTCGGCTTCAACCAGACCACGCCGAAGGTGTTCGCCGCCGACCTCGTCAAAACGCTCCTGCTTTCTGCTCTCCTCGGCGCGCCCGTGCTGGCGGTGATCCTCTGGTTTTTCCAGAGCGCCGGGCCGCTCGGCTGGCTCTGGGCGTGGGGCGGCGTGACGGTCTTCAGCCTGCTCCTGCAATATGTCGCGCCGACCTGGATCATGCCGATGTTCAACAAGTTCGAGCCGCTCGAAGATGGCGAGTTGCGCAAGTCCATCATGGATTACGCCGCCGAAGTGCGCTTTCCGCTCACCGGCATTTACGTCATGGACGGTTCGAAGCGCTCGGCGAAGGGTAACGCCTTCTTCACCGGATTCGGCAAAAACAAGCGCATCGCGCTCTTCGACACGCTCATCAGGAACCACTCGACCGGCGAGCTGGTCGCGGTGCTCGCGCACGAGATCGGCCACTTCAAGAAGAAGCACATTCTCATGTCGATGGTGCTGAGTATGCTCAACCTTGGCGTGGTTTTCTACCTGCTTTCGCTCTTTATGAACAACCGGATGCTCTTCGACGCCTTCGCCATGCAGGAGACCTCGGTCTACGCGAGCCTGCTCTTCTTCATGCTGCTCTACAATCCGGTGGAGTTCATCATTTCGATTCTGATGCAGATGCTTTCGCGCCACAACGAATTCGAGGCTGATCACTACGCTGTCACAACGTATCGAAATGGTGTACTTTTGGCCGATGCGCTCAAGAAGCTTTCGCGGCAGAACCTCTCGAACCTGACGCCGCATCCGTTCAACGTGTTCCTGAACTACTCCCATCCGCCGGTGTTGCAGCGTGTCGAAAGGATCGAAGCTGCGGCCTGGCACTGA